GCGGTTGCAGTAAATAGCACTATTGTAGCCACTATCAATTGGGACCAGGCAAAATATCTCCAAATCAAACTGAAATCAACAAAGGTTAGGCCAAATGCCACCAGACCCAAAGGCAATCCTATTTTCAGCCTTGTAATTAACTTGTCTTGACCATGATCGAAGTGATCGGCAATTGTTATTCTTGAGCTTCTGAGTGCTGTGTCTCCTGATGTAATTGGACAGATAACAACTCCAGCAATGGTTAAAATCAAACCGACAGGTCCTATCAATGTTTTTGCCATTTCATAAACGGCAACTGAAGGGCTTGAACCGTAAATTACTGCAAGCTGTGGCTGGCCATGGAAAAATGCCATTGCAATGGCTGCCCAACAAAGGGCTGTTATGCCTTCCAATACCATTGCGCCAAAAAACACTGGCCTTGAATCGTTTTCATTTTCTATGCATCTTGCGACAATCGGGGATTGGGATGCATGAAAACCGGAAATGGCTCCGCAGGCAATGGTGACGAATAGGTATGGGAAAATAGTTTTATCAGTCAGATACAATCCCTGTGTTGTAAACTCTGGAATTGTGTATCCCGGATTTAGAATCAATGCTCCTGTCATCAAAACTGCCATGATTAGGAACAATACACCGAAGATAGGATATATTCTTCCGATAATTTTATCAACCGGAAATATTGTTGCAATTAAAAAGTAGGCAAATATTATTATTATCCAAATATGTATATGG
This sequence is a window from Methanobrevibacter sp.. Protein-coding genes within it:
- a CDS encoding carbon starvation protein A encodes the protein MYSFIICLLALIASYFVYGKIVERTVGVDETKETPAYRLHDGVDYMPMSRIRAFLVHFLNIAGLGPIFGAIQGALFGPAAFLWITLGTIFIGGVHDFFSGFMSLRNDGLTMPNIVSKYLGSKIKEVVAILIVLTGIFVAATFATGAADLLADLTNVHIHIWIIIIFAYFLIATIFPVDKIIGRIYPIFGVLFLIMAVLMTGALILNPGYTIPEFTTQGLYLTDKTIFPYLFVTIACGAISGFHASQSPIVARCIENENDSRPVFFGAMVLEGITALCWAAIAMAFFHGQPQLAVIYGSSPSVAVYEMAKTLIGPVGLILTIAGVVICPITSGDTALRSSRITIADHFDHGQDKLITRLKIGLPLGLVAFGLTFVDFSLIWRYFAWSQLIVATIVLFTATAYLIKKEKPYIITLAPAVVCTLIGFAYILQAKEGLRLPSMTANIISVIATVIVTAIFIKKYR